One stretch of Bombus affinis isolate iyBomAffi1 unplaced genomic scaffold, iyBomAffi1.2 ctg00000152.1, whole genome shotgun sequence DNA includes these proteins:
- the LOC126927573 gene encoding uncharacterized protein LOC126927573 isoform X4, producing MRENCFTLATDFQNGCLFTSSLFSKSTRYVAHARHLPDVIGNLVLAVVFYVLRSGSIIYLCGIPACTLPSTMINCGLDGCHTLCFTNMGLWPVFAYTLPFTIVNCSQGFHCPHYSTSSTTLHTTVLCYLLKTFRLLFISVMR from the exons atgcgtgagaactgcttcacgctcgcgacggatttccaaaatggatgtttgt ttacttcgtctttattctccaagtctacacgctacgtcgctcacgcaagacacctacccgacgtaattggcaatcttgtt ctggcagtcgtattctatgttctacggagtggatccataatttatctctgcggaattcctgcatgtacacttccttctacaatgattaattgtggactag atggctgtcatacgttatgttttacgaatatgggcttatggcctgtctttgcatatacacttccttttacaatagttaattgttcacaag gtttccattgtccgcattattcgacgagcagcactacactacatactactgtactgtgttaccttctgaaaacgtttcgtttattgtttatttcggttatgcgctaa
- the LOC126927573 gene encoding uncharacterized protein LOC126927573 isoform X7 — MSLVYVTSSLFSKSTRYVAHARHLPDVIGNLVLAVVFYVLRSGSIIYLCGIPACTLPSTMINCGLDGCHTLCFTNMGLWPVFAYTLPFTIVNCSQGFHCPHYSTSSTTLHTTVLCYLLKTFRLLFISVMR; from the exons atgtctctagtatatg ttacttcgtctttattctccaagtctacacgctacgtcgctcacgcaagacacctacccgacgtaattggcaatcttgtt ctggcagtcgtattctatgttctacggagtggatccataatttatctctgcggaattcctgcatgtacacttccttctacaatgattaattgtggactag atggctgtcatacgttatgttttacgaatatgggcttatggcctgtctttgcatatacacttccttttacaatagttaattgttcacaag gtttccattgtccgcattattcgacgagcagcactacactacatactactgtactgtgttaccttctgaaaacgtttcgtttattgtttatttcggttatgcgctaa
- the LOC126927573 gene encoding uncharacterized protein LOC126927573 isoform X8, producing the protein MFTSSLFSKSTRYVAHARHLPDVIGNLVLAVVFYVLRSGSIIYLCGIPACTLPSTMINCGLDGCHTLCFTNMGLWPVFAYTLPFTIVNCSQGFHCPHYSTSSTTLHTTVLCYLLKTFRLLFISVMR; encoded by the exons atgt ttacttcgtctttattctccaagtctacacgctacgtcgctcacgcaagacacctacccgacgtaattggcaatcttgtt ctggcagtcgtattctatgttctacggagtggatccataatttatctctgcggaattcctgcatgtacacttccttctacaatgattaattgtggactag atggctgtcatacgttatgttttacgaatatgggcttatggcctgtctttgcatatacacttccttttacaatagttaattgttcacaag gtttccattgtccgcattattcgacgagcagcactacactacatactactgtactgtgttaccttctgaaaacgtttcgtttattgtttatttcggttatgcgctaa